One Clostridia bacterium DNA segment encodes these proteins:
- a CDS encoding glutathione-dependent formaldehyde dehydrogenase → MKAVTYQGIKDVKVMEVEYPQIHKPDDIIIRLTTTAICGSDLHLIHGMIPNLPENYIIGHEPMGVVEETGPEVTKVKKGDRVIIPFNVSCGECYYCKHDLTSQCDNSNPHGESGGYFGYSETFGGYPGGQAEFMRVPFANFTPFRIPDDCELEDEKLVLLSDIIPTAYWSVENAGVKNGDTVIILGCGPVGLLAQKFAWLNGAKRVIAVDYVDYRLEHAKRTNGVEIVNFEQEKNIGEHLKEITQGGADIVIDCVGMDGKMTPLEYLATGIKLHGGAMGALVTATQAVRKGGTIQVTGAYGARYNAFPLGDIFNRNIDLRTGQAPVIPYMPRLYGLLAEGKVDPSDVITHKLPLEQAEKGYEVFDTKTDGCIKVILKPWVH, encoded by the coding sequence ATGAAAGCCGTAACATATCAAGGCATTAAAGACGTGAAGGTTATGGAAGTCGAATATCCTCAAATCCATAAACCGGACGACATAATAATCAGGCTGACAACTACAGCCATATGCGGATCGGATCTGCATCTGATTCACGGGATGATTCCTAATCTCCCTGAAAACTACATAATTGGCCATGAACCGATGGGGGTTGTAGAAGAAACCGGACCGGAGGTAACGAAAGTCAAAAAAGGGGACAGGGTCATTATCCCTTTCAACGTCAGCTGTGGCGAATGTTATTATTGCAAACACGATCTGACAAGTCAATGCGATAACTCAAATCCCCATGGGGAAAGCGGAGGTTATTTCGGCTATTCCGAAACCTTTGGAGGATATCCCGGAGGACAGGCTGAGTTCATGAGGGTACCATTTGCCAATTTTACCCCATTCCGCATCCCGGATGACTGTGAACTGGAAGATGAGAAATTGGTACTCTTATCGGATATCATACCTACTGCTTACTGGAGTGTGGAAAATGCCGGTGTAAAAAATGGCGATACAGTCATAATCCTGGGATGCGGGCCTGTAGGACTGCTTGCACAGAAGTTTGCCTGGCTTAATGGTGCAAAAAGGGTTATAGCAGTTGATTATGTGGATTACCGTCTTGAGCATGCAAAAAGAACCAATGGGGTTGAGATAGTGAATTTTGAGCAGGAGAAAAACATAGGAGAGCATTTAAAAGAAATTACACAGGGTGGAGCTGATATTGTCATTGACTGTGTGGGTATGGATGGAAAAATGACACCACTTGAATATCTGGCTACCGGTATAAAACTACATGGTGGAGCGATGGGAGCATTAGTTACAGCTACACAGGCAGTGCGAAAGGGTGGAACTATACAGGTTACAGGTGCATATGGCGCAAGGTATAATGCCTTTCCGCTCGGAGATATATTCAACCGTAATATTGACCTGAGAACAGGACAAGCACCGGTTATACCTTATATGCCGCGTCTTTATGGTTTGCTTGCTGAAGGAAAGGTTGATCCAAGTGATGTCATAACTCATAAACTGCCTTTAGAACAGGCAGAAAAGGGGTATGAGGTATTTGATACAAAAACCGACGGGTGTATAAAGGTTATACTTAAACCGTGGGTACACTAA
- a CDS encoding spore coat protein has protein sequence MAQSLALHETMEIHELLNFKTVSMTKSKMLQGIVLDRDLKALLEKHVQQSTAAVNTLQDILAKTQLH, from the coding sequence ATGGCACAAAGTTTAGCTTTGCATGAAACTATGGAAATACACGAGCTTTTGAACTTTAAAACAGTAAGTATGACAAAATCAAAAATGCTTCAGGGAATAGTGCTTGACAGGGATCTGAAAGCACTGCTGGAAAAGCATGTGCAGCAATCCACGGCAGCAGTAAATACCCTGCAGGACATATTGGCAAAAACTCAACTGCACTAA
- a CDS encoding Ger(x)C family spore germination protein, producing the protein MRYLAKKITIIALCIFLLFQTGCWDQKIYEDIGFILQMGLELDKEKKLLYTVSVPVVAPDIEKKVEILSTSKNLLRESRETLRRVSGRNIEGGKTQHIYFSRELAERGTDELLEIFMRSPENPLLANVIVVDGSPKEMMEFSADFKDKPRPALYINDLLENTRQNSFIPETRVYDFLICQNAKTTDPVTPLFRYSKKEVQAAGSALFSGDRMVGELDEAETGLLHALMATKRKVQYIYKEQDTQENPNKIKKGAAILLKKIKRKVKIDIENGIPKIVIKLNLKASLDEYDEEHNLDDLESKRKLEKAVALSIKEDCTKLLEKIQKTGSDPLGFSEMIRVKHNKYWKSVQWKEIYSQVSFNVEAELMFEFYGAIS; encoded by the coding sequence TTGAGATACCTTGCTAAAAAAATTACTATCATAGCTTTGTGTATTTTTCTTCTGTTTCAAACCGGTTGCTGGGATCAGAAAATATATGAGGATATAGGCTTTATACTTCAAATGGGCTTGGAACTTGATAAAGAAAAAAAATTGCTTTATACAGTTTCTGTTCCTGTTGTCGCTCCCGATATAGAAAAGAAAGTTGAAATTCTCTCTACTTCAAAAAACCTTTTGAGAGAGTCCAGAGAAACCTTACGCCGTGTTTCCGGGAGAAATATAGAAGGTGGAAAAACTCAGCATATTTATTTTTCGAGGGAACTGGCAGAACGCGGAACAGACGAGTTACTGGAAATTTTCATGCGCAGCCCCGAAAACCCATTACTGGCAAATGTTATCGTAGTAGACGGCAGCCCGAAAGAAATGATGGAATTCAGTGCAGATTTCAAGGACAAGCCAAGACCCGCCCTCTATATCAATGATTTGCTGGAAAATACGCGCCAAAACTCTTTCATACCGGAAACAAGAGTATATGATTTTCTAATATGTCAAAATGCAAAAACTACAGATCCTGTAACTCCCCTTTTCCGTTACAGTAAGAAAGAAGTCCAAGCTGCAGGCTCCGCTCTTTTCAGTGGTGATAGAATGGTTGGGGAATTGGATGAAGCTGAAACCGGTCTGCTTCATGCGCTAATGGCTACAAAAAGAAAAGTCCAGTATATATACAAAGAACAGGATACTCAGGAAAATCCGAATAAAATCAAAAAAGGCGCTGCAATATTACTTAAGAAAATTAAAAGAAAAGTTAAAATAGATATAGAAAACGGCATTCCTAAAATAGTTATAAAGCTGAATTTGAAAGCTTCACTTGATGAGTATGATGAAGAACATAACCTGGACGATTTGGAATCCAAGAGAAAGCTGGAGAAAGCCGTTGCATTATCTATAAAGGAGGACTGCACAAAGCTATTGGAAAAAATCCAAAAAACCGGTTCAGACCCTTTAGGCTTCAGTGAAATGATAAGGGTAAAGCATAATAAATATTGGAAATCAGTACAGTGGAAAGAAATATACAGTCAGGTATCCTTTAATGTAGAAGCTGAGTTAATGTTCGAGTTTTATGGGGCAATAAGCTGA
- a CDS encoding spore germination protein: protein MRGINKVTSRQMALFTFIAQTGVGITTLPSILAKDVGHDGWISVSVTGILAIILSMLFVVLLKRYSDKSIYEINRFIFGKVIGTAFNILLVLYLLAAAAAGVRVFSLFLRLTLLPMTPPGMLAAFVLLPSVYLVWQGLKTVIRFKYISVLSYVVAVTYVVLISSELKISYLMPVGEAGLMPILYSIKTSFFAYIGLELVVFFFPEITDKNKTMKWHIFASVFSMLFLSIIVVATTSLFGENLVKIFTIPLFNLARVYNAPILERVDLYIVALWFVAMGCSMRAYMFAAFYSLQKVFNIKRSKPFLIIFFVVLVSLSRIPRDINESFLFLEAINFAGIGVTAFLILCLVLSFIRKKGVNSR from the coding sequence ATGAGAGGAATAAATAAGGTTACATCGAGGCAGATGGCACTCTTTACATTCATAGCGCAAACAGGTGTAGGCATTACCACTCTCCCATCGATACTGGCGAAAGATGTGGGACACGACGGCTGGATATCTGTATCGGTTACAGGTATACTGGCAATCATATTAAGTATGCTTTTTGTCGTACTTCTGAAAAGATATTCTGACAAATCAATATATGAAATAAACAGGTTTATATTCGGGAAGGTAATAGGTACTGCTTTCAACATACTGCTGGTGTTGTATTTATTAGCAGCTGCAGCCGCCGGTGTCAGGGTTTTCTCACTTTTCTTAAGGCTGACTCTGCTTCCTATGACGCCACCCGGCATGCTTGCCGCATTTGTATTACTGCCCTCTGTTTATCTGGTATGGCAGGGATTGAAAACAGTTATCAGGTTTAAATACATTTCAGTTTTATCTTATGTAGTAGCTGTCACTTATGTTGTTTTAATCAGCAGTGAGCTTAAAATTTCCTACCTTATGCCTGTGGGTGAAGCAGGGTTAATGCCTATTCTGTACAGTATAAAAACAAGTTTCTTTGCATATATAGGACTGGAGCTGGTTGTATTTTTCTTCCCTGAAATCACTGACAAAAATAAGACGATGAAATGGCATATTTTTGCCAGCGTGTTCAGTATGCTGTTCCTTTCTATAATTGTTGTCGCTACTACCTCTTTATTCGGAGAAAATCTTGTGAAGATATTTACTATTCCCCTTTTCAATCTGGCCAGGGTATATAATGCGCCGATACTTGAGAGAGTGGATCTTTATATAGTTGCTTTGTGGTTTGTAGCCATGGGATGCTCAATGAGAGCTTACATGTTTGCTGCATTCTACAGCCTGCAAAAGGTATTCAATATAAAAAGGTCAAAGCCCTTTTTGATAATTTTCTTTGTAGTTCTTGTTTCATTAAGCAGAATCCCACGTGATATCAATGAATCATTCCTCTTCCTTGAGGCTATTAATTTTGCAGGCATAGGAGTAACGGCATTCCTTATTCTATGTCTGGTACTCTCATTTATAAGAAAGAAAGGAGTGAACTCTCGTTGA
- a CDS encoding TetR/AcrR family transcriptional regulator, which translates to MTGPTNKSKERKHEILKAAQELFNTRGFQDTSVNDIMKKVGVAKGVFYYYFKTKDQVLDTLVSENIMEIAEAMEEIVQKSDIDALQKLKFMLAEEFKASMKSDSPDNHLHNIKNVDMHQRVMVAMVEILAPIIARVVDQGIKEGIFKTEYSLEVCEIVISGIHFITDLGIFQWDREQYLKRVRASEELIEKALGIKQGSFAFLSDLLKDTPDRINGIKSTEVDLDET; encoded by the coding sequence ATGACCGGACCAACAAATAAATCAAAAGAACGTAAACATGAAATACTAAAAGCTGCACAGGAGCTTTTTAATACAAGGGGCTTTCAAGATACGTCGGTTAATGACATTATGAAGAAAGTCGGAGTAGCAAAAGGTGTGTTTTATTACTATTTCAAGACAAAAGACCAGGTGCTTGACACGTTGGTTTCCGAGAACATAATGGAAATAGCGGAAGCCATGGAAGAAATAGTACAGAAGTCTGATATAGATGCATTACAAAAGCTGAAGTTTATGCTGGCCGAAGAATTTAAAGCCAGTATGAAGAGCGATAGTCCGGATAACCATTTACATAATATAAAGAACGTAGATATGCACCAGCGGGTAATGGTTGCTATGGTTGAAATACTTGCGCCGATAATAGCAAGGGTTGTTGACCAAGGTATAAAAGAAGGAATATTTAAGACTGAGTACTCTTTGGAAGTATGTGAGATAGTTATATCAGGTATTCATTTCATAACTGATCTGGGCATTTTCCAGTGGGATAGGGAGCAGTATTTAAAAAGGGTCAGGGCATCGGAAGAATTGATAGAAAAGGCATTGGGCATAAAACAGGGCAGTTTTGCTTTCCTATCGGATTTACTAAAAGATACTCCAGATAGAATAAACGGTATAAAATCAACAGAGGTGGATTTAGATGAAACATAG
- a CDS encoding spore germination protein, with protein sequence MSRKKDNSENTTGSLNFQIINEKLENCPDIIRKKVYIDNKHEAYFIYIRGLTDKDLIQRDFISPIIAMSFDQLSAGIAINNIPCAELNLIYDPSEVVDSILSGNSVFICNALPFAVSCMLSDIEKRSIDEPITEKNVRGPHEGFVEVLDTNLSILRRKIKNSKLKYKTLSLGLQTNQQVVISYMEGLANEDIINSLYKKLSSIKIDGLSAIGYIEQIITSHPNSLFPQFIATERPDRAMAALLEGRLVILQEGTPVVLIAPVSFISFFQALDDFSTLWTHGSFIRLLRIAALVITLLLPSLYIAVTSFHYYAVPLHLLVPLAESRSRVPFPPIIEVLILEATVEMVREASIRLPSYIGTAISVVAGLIIGEAAVQAGIVSDLLIVIVAATAVASYVIPTYDMAMAIRILRFLFILASSVFGIIGIVVCTALTFAHMITMESLGQPYFQPFSPLNTRDFKDSVLRMPLKVLRKRPNSARTKNNIRSRNDERNK encoded by the coding sequence TTGAGCAGAAAAAAAGATAATAGTGAAAACACAACCGGAAGTCTTAACTTTCAAATAATAAATGAAAAACTTGAAAATTGCCCTGATATTATACGTAAAAAGGTATATATAGATAATAAACATGAGGCTTATTTTATATACATCAGAGGCCTTACCGACAAAGACCTGATTCAAAGGGATTTCATCAGTCCCATTATCGCCATGAGCTTTGACCAGTTATCTGCCGGAATTGCCATTAATAACATACCATGTGCTGAACTAAATCTAATATATGACCCGTCAGAAGTAGTAGACAGCATTTTGTCGGGAAACTCAGTTTTTATATGCAATGCTCTGCCCTTTGCAGTTTCATGCATGCTGTCGGATATTGAAAAACGAAGTATTGATGAGCCTATTACGGAAAAAAATGTCCGCGGTCCGCATGAGGGCTTTGTAGAAGTTCTTGATACCAACCTTTCCATACTCAGAAGGAAAATTAAAAACAGCAAACTGAAGTATAAAACTTTATCCCTGGGTCTTCAAACAAACCAGCAGGTTGTTATCTCATATATGGAGGGTTTAGCAAATGAGGATATCATAAACAGCCTATATAAAAAACTAAGCAGTATTAAAATCGACGGTCTTTCTGCTATAGGCTACATCGAGCAGATAATAACATCACACCCTAACTCACTGTTTCCCCAGTTTATTGCAACCGAGAGACCGGATAGAGCAATGGCTGCTCTCCTTGAAGGGAGGCTAGTGATACTGCAGGAAGGAACTCCGGTAGTCCTTATAGCTCCTGTAAGCTTTATATCATTTTTTCAGGCTCTTGATGATTTCAGCACCTTGTGGACCCATGGGTCTTTCATCCGTCTGCTCAGAATTGCAGCACTTGTTATAACTTTATTGCTTCCGTCACTGTATATTGCAGTTACCTCTTTCCACTACTATGCAGTCCCCCTTCACCTGCTTGTACCCCTGGCCGAATCCAGATCGAGAGTACCTTTCCCCCCCATAATTGAAGTTCTGATTCTGGAAGCGACAGTAGAAATGGTACGGGAGGCATCAATACGTCTGCCTTCATATATAGGCACTGCAATAAGTGTAGTTGCCGGTCTGATAATCGGAGAAGCAGCAGTCCAGGCTGGGATAGTAAGTGACCTGCTCATTGTAATAGTAGCAGCTACTGCAGTTGCATCCTATGTTATCCCAACCTATGATATGGCAATGGCAATACGTATACTGCGGTTTCTATTCATTCTGGCATCCTCTGTTTTTGGCATTATTGGCATTGTAGTATGTACTGCGCTGACATTTGCTCATATGATTACTATGGAATCGCTTGGTCAGCCGTATTTTCAACCTTTCTCCCCACTCAATACCAGAGATTTCAAGGATTCGGTCTTAAGAATGCCCCTTAAGGTACTCAGAAAGCGACCTAATAGTGCCAGAACCAAAAATAATATCAGGAGCAGAAACGATGAGAGGAATAAATAA
- a CDS encoding L-2-amino-thiazoline-4-carboxylic acid hydrolase: MKHRRIFLSVVSVIMLGVISILTIINIYGKSAKKSSGCSGGGCMGCNGCGSQGQINSTYYKNKQEQLLDTLEGRQKIFRSELLKSHTEKEITEISKETTEEFIKLIPQLPYIGGDDNVLTEDIELAAMVLAFYRVEKKLGRSVEEVGGIIYNAIKGEMSKYPKWLLRLSGRKYFTATYIEKLKKDTEESQKKLYSGDWLTTFVPGDGKQFDYGYNHTECGILKFFREQDAEELTPFLCKLDYVYSDSLDEGLVRTSTLAEGGKYCDFRLKRVENDSLDMLVAGTAGMIIVSIALTFLFIVRKILINRKRSISGLSS; this comes from the coding sequence ATGAAACATAGACGTATTTTTTTGTCTGTTGTATCAGTAATTATGCTAGGCGTCATTTCAATTTTGACGATTATAAACATATACGGTAAGTCTGCGAAAAAGAGCAGCGGCTGTTCCGGGGGCGGATGTATGGGCTGCAACGGCTGCGGAAGCCAGGGTCAGATCAACAGTACTTACTACAAAAACAAACAGGAACAGCTTCTGGATACATTGGAGGGAAGGCAGAAGATATTTAGAAGTGAATTACTTAAATCCCATACAGAAAAAGAAATCACTGAAATATCTAAAGAAACTACAGAAGAATTTATAAAGCTTATTCCCCAGCTGCCGTATATCGGAGGAGATGATAATGTTTTGACAGAAGATATTGAACTGGCAGCAATGGTTTTGGCATTCTACAGGGTAGAAAAAAAACTGGGAAGATCTGTGGAAGAGGTCGGAGGCATAATATATAACGCCATAAAGGGTGAGATGTCAAAGTATCCGAAATGGCTGCTGAGATTAAGCGGGAGAAAATACTTTACTGCTACATACATTGAGAAACTAAAAAAAGATACTGAAGAATCGCAGAAAAAGTTATATAGTGGAGATTGGCTAACAACTTTTGTCCCGGGCGACGGAAAACAGTTTGATTATGGATATAACCACACAGAATGCGGTATTTTGAAGTTCTTTCGTGAACAGGATGCGGAAGAGCTTACACCATTCTTGTGCAAACTGGACTATGTCTATAGTGACAGTCTCGATGAGGGGCTAGTAAGAACATCTACCTTGGCTGAAGGCGGCAAGTATTGCGATTTCCGTTTAAAGAGGGTTGAGAATGACAGTCTTGATATGTTAGTTGCAGGCACAGCAGGGATGATTATAGTAAGTATTGCCCTAACATTCTTATTTATTGTCAGAAAAATCCTCATAAATAGGAAGCGTTCAATAAGCGGCTTATCTTCTTAG
- a CDS encoding glycosyl hydrolase family 18 protein, giving the protein MKKSVRYLAIMLVICILSFNSVSTISAKPSNSTTNPPAPTLSYTPMTPTNGNVTVTVYYPSSAVLKQYKLGSAGIWTTYTAPVVLTSNAYVYARYQNSSGYWSALGGVSVSNIDKTAPAAPILTPDTTSKTNQDVKITVTYPADASVKQYRVGISGVWTGYSIPITVSSNTEIYAKARDAAGNWSVEGVLVVSNIDKTAPENPIFSISDTYLSNGSTTVTIDFSSDSLIKLYKVGNEGLWTDYTAPLAISSSDIIFAKACDDAGNWTPEVNYFVSNTDSIPPASPEFIASTSGLTNQDVIININYSADSVERQYKTDNSEIWLAYSVPVIMSSNGTLYARAADSAGNWSQEVSFTVDNIDKTAPDAPTFLASTTAFTNQNVTVSISYSADSIVMLYKTGTSGIWSDYNAPLILNFNDTIYAKASDSAGNWTSETTYTVGNIDTVAPEAPTVHISTTSPTDQPVTVTIAFGTDASVKQYRLGASGTWTDYSAPLLLSSNNTIYARSSDIAGNWSPESFLNVTNISKTVLGYTVKYWSTDVGSYNSMVANTSVLNEIATATYSVDGLGTLTGTAPADQIDYANKNGIRPKLMVSNNFDANIAKQLLDSYENRQNLKNNILNILKTYNYKGVDIDIENIPASCRNNFTALMSEIYSTLKPLGYGVSVAVQAKTYDSPNASWTYAFDYKSLAMYSDYLMIMAYDEHYPGGTPGAVASISWVTSVVDYALTVVPKEKIVLGLAAYGYDWANGTTKSYSINGCINLANQYGSTIYLDNATKSKYFTYTVNGIVHTVWFEDGETISYKLDLVNSKDLKGVGIWRLGLENSNYWNTIKLKLNK; this is encoded by the coding sequence ATGAAAAAAAGTGTAAGATACCTGGCAATAATGCTTGTTATTTGCATTTTGTCATTCAACTCGGTAAGCACTATCTCAGCAAAACCTTCCAATTCAACAACCAACCCGCCTGCTCCGACCCTTTCGTATACCCCTATGACACCAACCAACGGCAATGTCACTGTTACAGTTTATTACCCGTCAAGTGCAGTACTCAAGCAATACAAACTAGGGTCAGCCGGAATTTGGACTACATATACCGCCCCTGTGGTCTTAACATCAAATGCATACGTTTACGCCCGGTATCAGAATAGTTCCGGTTACTGGTCTGCATTAGGAGGTGTATCAGTATCAAATATAGATAAAACTGCACCTGCTGCACCAATATTGACACCTGATACGACCAGTAAAACAAACCAGGATGTAAAAATAACTGTCACCTACCCTGCCGATGCCAGTGTAAAGCAATATAGAGTGGGCATTTCAGGTGTATGGACTGGTTATTCGATTCCTATAACAGTGAGCTCAAATACGGAAATATACGCAAAAGCCCGGGATGCTGCCGGCAATTGGTCGGTTGAAGGTGTTCTGGTTGTATCAAACATAGATAAGACAGCACCAGAAAATCCAATCTTCAGTATTTCAGATACATACCTCTCAAATGGTAGTACAACAGTCACAATTGATTTTAGCAGCGATTCACTTATTAAGCTGTATAAAGTTGGGAATGAAGGTTTATGGACTGATTACACAGCACCTTTAGCAATAAGCTCAAGTGATATCATTTTTGCAAAAGCTTGTGATGATGCAGGAAACTGGACTCCTGAAGTAAATTATTTTGTTTCAAATACAGATAGCATCCCCCCTGCATCGCCTGAATTTATAGCATCCACTTCCGGATTGACAAATCAGGATGTCATTATAAACATAAATTACAGTGCAGATTCAGTTGAAAGACAATATAAGACAGATAATTCAGAGATCTGGCTTGCATATAGTGTTCCTGTAATTATGAGCTCTAACGGAACATTATATGCAAGGGCTGCTGACAGTGCCGGTAACTGGAGCCAGGAAGTAAGCTTTACAGTTGATAATATTGACAAAACAGCGCCTGATGCCCCAACTTTCCTTGCATCTACAACTGCGTTTACAAACCAGAATGTTACCGTTTCTATCAGTTATAGTGCAGATTCGATTGTTATGTTGTACAAAACCGGAACCTCCGGAATATGGTCTGACTACAATGCACCCCTGATACTAAATTTCAATGATACTATATATGCAAAAGCTTCAGACAGTGCAGGAAACTGGACATCCGAAACAACCTATACAGTTGGCAATATAGACACTGTTGCTCCTGAAGCACCCACCGTCCACATATCAACCACATCACCGACCGATCAGCCTGTAACCGTTACAATCGCTTTTGGTACAGATGCATCTGTAAAGCAATATAGATTGGGAGCAAGCGGTACATGGACGGATTATAGTGCTCCCTTACTGCTCAGTTCGAATAACACAATATATGCCCGTTCCTCTGACATAGCAGGCAACTGGAGTCCTGAGTCATTTTTAAATGTAACAAACATCTCGAAAACAGTATTGGGCTATACCGTAAAATACTGGTCAACCGATGTGGGTTCTTATAATTCAATGGTAGCCAATACAAGTGTTCTGAATGAGATAGCAACTGCAACCTATTCTGTAGACGGCCTTGGAACGCTTACAGGAACAGCTCCGGCCGACCAAATAGATTATGCGAACAAAAACGGTATCAGGCCGAAGCTCATGGTCAGCAACAATTTTGATGCAAACATAGCAAAGCAGCTCCTTGACAGCTATGAAAACAGGCAAAATCTTAAAAATAATATACTTAATATACTGAAGACCTATAATTATAAGGGTGTCGATATCGACATAGAAAATATTCCCGCATCCTGCAGAAACAACTTTACTGCCCTGATGAGCGAAATTTACAGTACACTGAAGCCCCTGGGATATGGCGTGTCGGTAGCAGTCCAGGCCAAAACCTATGATTCACCAAATGCATCATGGACTTACGCCTTTGACTATAAATCTCTGGCAATGTATTCCGATTATCTTATGATAATGGCCTATGACGAACATTATCCCGGAGGAACTCCAGGGGCGGTAGCTTCCATCAGCTGGGTAACAAGCGTGGTTGATTATGCGCTGACAGTGGTACCAAAAGAAAAAATCGTGCTTGGTCTGGCGGCATACGGATACGACTGGGCCAACGGCACCACAAAGTCATACTCAATAAACGGATGTATCAATCTTGCAAACCAATATGGGTCAACAATCTACCTGGACAATGCTACAAAATCAAAATACTTTACATATACCGTAAATGGCATAGTACACACAGTCTGGTTTGAAGATGGTGAAACTATATCCTACAAGCTTGACCTTGTAAATTCAAAGGACCTGAAAGGTGTAGGCATATGGCGGCTTGGACTGGAAAACTCAAACTACTGGAATACCATCAAACTAAAACTGAATAAATAA
- a CDS encoding spore coat protein, whose translation MNYEKKAINEVKRRGNNDYLEIENSEGMPGLVDSTVALDFLLAVKSGIRNCAIAISETASTEVRSALRRILDGEIDLHIELSELMMSKGWLYPYEMNRQFRIDEISTQTALQIASLKLFPGDTDRLGTFATPKS comes from the coding sequence ATGAATTATGAAAAAAAAGCTATTAATGAAGTGAAAAGACGTGGAAATAACGATTATCTTGAGATAGAAAACTCGGAAGGTATGCCTGGTCTTGTGGATTCAACAGTAGCCCTGGATTTTCTGTTAGCAGTAAAAAGCGGAATAAGAAATTGTGCTATAGCGATATCAGAGACGGCAAGCACAGAAGTAAGATCCGCTTTGCGAAGAATTCTGGATGGAGAAATTGATCTGCATATAGAGCTGTCGGAGCTGATGATGAGCAAAGGGTGGCTGTACCCTTATGAGATGAATAGACAGTTCCGGATAGATGAGATATCGACACAGACTGCGCTTCAAATTGCCAGCCTGAAGCTCTTTCCCGGAGATACGGACAGACTTGGTACATTTGCTACACCCAAAAGCTAA
- a CDS encoding AraC family transcriptional regulator: protein MNHTILDANGRFLLSMENYCLTPSYRGNIHSHHYLEISYIKEGKGKYQIDDKVYDIKQGDIFLFNNIEKHVLVVEPPERLTNLVIHFEPRFIWSQTDNSFDSRYLQVFYNRNRNFSNRLERSSPAAEKISNLFIEIDEEFNNSQHGHELMIKVRLLNILVLISRCYACIQEDSNCKQAIGYGLACINKVLDYIDTNIDKQISLEELANIAHMNPSYFSTFFKKYNGINPLRYVKSKRIEKAVEYLKFSDKTITEIGSLCGFNNMTSFYNAFREVTATSPTEYRQK, encoded by the coding sequence ATGAATCATACAATACTGGACGCAAATGGAAGATTTCTTCTAAGCATGGAAAATTATTGCCTCACACCCTCCTATAGAGGGAATATACACAGCCACCACTATCTTGAAATATCATATATCAAAGAAGGCAAAGGGAAATACCAAATAGATGATAAGGTATATGACATCAAGCAAGGCGACATTTTCTTGTTTAATAATATAGAAAAGCATGTATTGGTTGTTGAACCACCGGAAAGGCTTACTAACCTGGTTATTCATTTTGAGCCAAGGTTCATATGGTCACAGACAGACAATTCTTTTGATTCACGGTATTTGCAGGTTTTCTACAACAGGAACAGGAATTTCTCAAACCGTCTGGAAAGAAGCAGTCCTGCAGCAGAAAAGATATCCAATCTGTTTATAGAGATAGACGAAGAGTTTAATAATTCTCAGCATGGACATGAACTGATGATTAAAGTACGGCTGCTGAACATACTTGTGCTCATCTCCAGATGCTATGCATGCATACAGGAGGATTCAAACTGCAAACAGGCTATAGGGTATGGATTGGCGTGTATAAATAAGGTTCTTGACTATATAGACACAAATATCGACAAACAGATCAGTCTTGAAGAGCTGGCAAATATAGCGCATATGAATCCATCATATTTTTCCACATTTTTCAAGAAATACAACGGTATAAATCCATTGAGGTATGTTAAAAGTAAAAGGATAGAAAAAGCTGTAGAATATCTAAAGTTCAGCGATAAAACCATAACGGAAATAGGCAGTCTTTGCGGCTTCAATAACATGACCAGCTTCTATAACGCTTTTAGGGAAGTTACAGCTACATCACCGACAGAATACAGACAGAAATAA